In the genome of Globicephala melas chromosome 3, mGloMel1.2, whole genome shotgun sequence, one region contains:
- the RETN gene encoding resistin isoform X2 yields the protein MKALSLLLLPVLGLLVCGKLTCPMDKAISEKIQELTSSLNPAAIRNIGLDCRSVTSRGHLVTCPAGFAVTSCTCGSACGSWDVRAETTCHCQCAGMDWTGARCCRLRAE from the exons ATGAaggctctctcccttctcctcctcccagtcctggggctgctggtgtGTGGCAAGTTGACGTGTCCCATGGATAAAGCCATCAGTGAGAAGATCCAGGAACTCACCAGCTCCCTAA ATCCTGCGGCAATAAGGAACATTGGCCTGGACTGCCGGAGTGTCACCTCCAGGGGGCACCTGGTCACTTGCCCCGCAG GTTTCGCCGTCACCAGCTGCACCTGCGGCTCTGCCTGTGGCTCGTGGGACGTGCGCGCCGAGACCACGTGCCACTGTCAGTGCGCCGGCATGGACTGGACCGGAGCTCGCTGCTGTCGCCTGCGGGCCGAATAG
- the MCEMP1 gene encoding mast cell-expressed membrane protein 1, with amino-acid sequence MNQEIKMQAAAFKNKKRGSPANEGADDPAYENITFKTQHQPKGSHSPPKNKAQSKPASNPAQVPHWLPRATMSLYVLLALSCVVLLAFVLVKNSKMSQELLVLRMELQKVSLSVGECQDEEKKCWNAVKQGIDTVKSKVHEGNQKLKTLATASDMNQIRTTLQKILQTLKMLNPQPTPQ; translated from the exons ATGAACCAGGAGATCAAGATGCAGGCGGCAGCCTTCAAAAACAAGAAACGGGGGTCCCCAGCCAATGAAG GTGCAGATGACCCTGCCTATGAGAATATCACCTTCAAAACCCAGCACCAGCCAAAAGGCAGTCACTCACCACCCAAGAACAAGG CCCAGTCCAAGCCAGCCTCCAACCCTGCCCAGGTCCCCCATTGGTTGCCTAGAGCCACGATGAGCCTGTATGTTCTCCTCGCTCTGTCCTGCGTCGTCCTCTTAGCCTTTGTCCTGGTGAAGA ATTCCAAGATGTCCCAGGAGCTGCTGGTCTTGAGAATGGAGCTCCAGAAGG TCTCTCTTTCGGTGGGAGAGTGCCAGGACGAGGAGAAGAAATGCTGGAACGCTGTCAAGCAGGGCATTGACACGGTCAAGAGCAAGGTCCATGAAGGGAACCAGAAACTGAAGACGCTGGCGACAG cctcagaCATGAACCAAATCAGGACTACATTACAGAAAATCCTCCAGACGCTGAAGATGCTAAATCCAC aGCCCACacctcaataa
- the TRAPPC5 gene encoding trafficking protein particle complex subunit 5 isoform X1, producing MLYAQGSGGMEARFTRGKSALLERALARPRTEVSLSAFALLFSELVQHCQSRVFSVAELQARLAALGRQVGARVLDALVAREKGARRETKVLGALLFVKGAVWKALFGKEADKLEQANDDARTFYIIEREPLINTYISVPKENSTLNCASFTAGIVEAVLTHSGFPAKVTAHWHKGTTLMIKFEEAVIARDRALEGR from the exons ATGCTTTACGCACAG GGCAGCGGCGGCATGGAGGCGCGCTTCACGCGCGGGAAGTCGGCGCTGCTGGAGCGCGCGCTGGCCCGGCCGCGCACCGAAGTGAGCCTGAGCGCCTTCGCGCTGCTCTTCTCCGAGCTGGTGCAGCACTGCCAGAGCCGCGTCTTCTCTGTGGCGGAGCTGCAGGCTCGCCTGGCCGCGCTAGGCCGCCAGGTGGGCGCCCGCGTTCTGGATGCGCTGGTGGCTCGCGAAAAGGGCGCCCGGCGCGAAACCAAGGTGCTGGGCGCCCTGCTCTTCGTTAAGGGCGCCGTGTGGAAGGCGCTCTTCGGCAAGGAGGCCGACAAGCTGGAGCAGGCCAATGACGACGCCCGCACCTTTTACATCATCGAGCGGGAGCCGCTCATCAACACCTACATCTCCGTGCCCAAGGAGAACAGCACGCTCAACTGCGCCAGCTTCACGGCTGGCATCGTGGAGGCGGTGCTCACGCACAGTGGCTTCCCCGCCAAGGTCACGGCGCACTGGCACAAGGGCACCACGCTCATGATCAAGTTCGAGGAGGCGGTCATCGCCCGAGACCGGGCCCTGGAGGGCCGCTGA
- the TRAPPC5 gene encoding trafficking protein particle complex subunit 5 isoform X2: MEARFTRGKSALLERALARPRTEVSLSAFALLFSELVQHCQSRVFSVAELQARLAALGRQVGARVLDALVAREKGARRETKVLGALLFVKGAVWKALFGKEADKLEQANDDARTFYIIEREPLINTYISVPKENSTLNCASFTAGIVEAVLTHSGFPAKVTAHWHKGTTLMIKFEEAVIARDRALEGR, translated from the coding sequence ATGGAGGCGCGCTTCACGCGCGGGAAGTCGGCGCTGCTGGAGCGCGCGCTGGCCCGGCCGCGCACCGAAGTGAGCCTGAGCGCCTTCGCGCTGCTCTTCTCCGAGCTGGTGCAGCACTGCCAGAGCCGCGTCTTCTCTGTGGCGGAGCTGCAGGCTCGCCTGGCCGCGCTAGGCCGCCAGGTGGGCGCCCGCGTTCTGGATGCGCTGGTGGCTCGCGAAAAGGGCGCCCGGCGCGAAACCAAGGTGCTGGGCGCCCTGCTCTTCGTTAAGGGCGCCGTGTGGAAGGCGCTCTTCGGCAAGGAGGCCGACAAGCTGGAGCAGGCCAATGACGACGCCCGCACCTTTTACATCATCGAGCGGGAGCCGCTCATCAACACCTACATCTCCGTGCCCAAGGAGAACAGCACGCTCAACTGCGCCAGCTTCACGGCTGGCATCGTGGAGGCGGTGCTCACGCACAGTGGCTTCCCCGCCAAGGTCACGGCGCACTGGCACAAGGGCACCACGCTCATGATCAAGTTCGAGGAGGCGGTCATCGCCCGAGACCGGGCCCTGGAGGGCCGCTGA